From the genome of Thermoleophilaceae bacterium:
GGCGCTACGTGAAGCTCCCCGTGCCGCCCGCGCTCTTCACGGAGACGGTGCGCGCGCTGCCGGGCTCCGGCTTCCGCGGCGCGAACGTGACCATCCCGCACAAGCGCGCGGCCCTCGAGCTCGCGGACGAACGCACACCCTCGGCCGCCGCGATCGGCGCGGCGAACACGCTCACGTTCCTCGAGCACGGCCGCATCGAGGCGCACAACACAGACGCCCCCGGCTTTATCGCGGCGCTGGGGGAGGACGACGTCCGCGGCCTCAGGGCATGCGTGCTGGGCGCAGGCGGCGCCGGCCGCGCGGTGGCATGGGCACTGCGCGAGGCAGGAGCGGCGGAAGTGTCGGTGTGGAACCGGACTCCAGAACGAGCGACCGACCTGGCAAAGGCGCTGGGAGTGACCTCCGTCCTCCG
Proteins encoded in this window:
- the aroE gene encoding shikimate dehydrogenase, with protein sequence MQVALAGVLGFPVAHSRSPDMQNAAFRILGLHWRYVKLPVPPALFTETVRALPGSGFRGANVTIPHKRAALELADERTPSAAAIGAANTLTFLEHGRIEAHNTDAPGFIAALGEDDVRGLRACVLGAGGAGRAVAWALREAGAAEVSVWNRTPERATDLAKALGVTSVLRPPSSDLLVNATSVGLEPRLDEAATLEALQLDQPAPIVVDLVYGETRTPLLEWADRAGSRTVDGLEVLVRQGALSFERWTGLDAPLEAMRAAAASR